The following proteins come from a genomic window of Archocentrus centrarchus isolate MPI-CPG fArcCen1 chromosome 3, fArcCen1, whole genome shotgun sequence:
- the lin7c gene encoding protein lin-7 homolog C isoform X2, which produces MASLGEPVRLERDINRAIELLDKLQRTGEVPPQKLQALQRVLQSEFCNAVREVYEHVYETVDINSSPEVRANATAKATVAAFAASEGHSHPRVVELPKTEQLSQVGFSHVDAQFLCLSSFSHPAICSGLSPPPPPSKKKRTLKKKHMLILSFRSFSHILYILRMPFSLAF; this is translated from the exons ATGGCATCGCTTGGGGAGCCCGTGCGACTTGAAAGAG ATATCAACCGTGCTATTGAACTGCTCGATAAGCTCCAGAGGACAGGGGAAGTGCCTCCTCAAAAGCTGCAAGCCCTTCAGAGGGTCCTACAGAGTGAATTCTGTAATGCAGTAAGAGAA GTCTATGAGCATGTGTATGAAACAGTGGACATCAACAGCAGCCCCGAAGTCAGGGCCAATGCCACAGCTAAG GCTACAGTGGCAGCTTTTGCAGCAAGTGAGGGACACTCACATCCACGTGTTGTGGAACTGCCCAAG ACAGAACAACTATCCCAAGTAGGATTTTCCCATGTTGATGCCCAGTTCCTATGTCTGTCCTCCTTTAGCCATCCTGCCATCTGTTCTGgtctctcaccccccccccccccctccaaaaaaaaaagaacattaaaaaaaaaacacatgctcATATTAAGTTTTAGGTCCTTctcacacatactgtatattctGCGTATGCCCTTTTCTTTAGCGTTTTGA
- the lin7c gene encoding protein lin-7 homolog C isoform X1, translated as MASLGEPVRLERDINRAIELLDKLQRTGEVPPQKLQALQRVLQSEFCNAVREVYEHVYETVDINSSPEVRANATAKATVAAFAASEGHSHPRVVELPKTEEGLGFNIMGGKEQNSPIYISRIIPGGIADRHGGLKRGDQLLSVNGVSVEGEHHEKAVELLKAAQGTVKLVVRYTPKVLEEMESRFEKMRSAKRRQQNNYPK; from the exons ATGGCATCGCTTGGGGAGCCCGTGCGACTTGAAAGAG ATATCAACCGTGCTATTGAACTGCTCGATAAGCTCCAGAGGACAGGGGAAGTGCCTCCTCAAAAGCTGCAAGCCCTTCAGAGGGTCCTACAGAGTGAATTCTGTAATGCAGTAAGAGAA GTCTATGAGCATGTGTATGAAACAGTGGACATCAACAGCAGCCCCGAAGTCAGGGCCAATGCCACAGCTAAG GCTACAGTGGCAGCTTTTGCAGCAAGTGAGGGACACTCACATCCACGTGTTGTGGAACTGCCCAAGACAGAAGAAGGGTTGGGTTTCAATATAATGGGTGGAAAGGAGCAAAACTCACCAATTTACATCTCTCGGATCATCCCGGGAGGCATCGCTGACCGACATGGGGGCCTGAAAAGAGGGGACCAGCTTCTCTCAGTGAATGGGGTG aGTGTGGAAGGAGAGCACCATGAGAAAGCAGTGGAACTCCTCAAAGCAGCTCAGGGCACAGTGAAGCTGGTAGTAAGGTACACCCCCAAAGTCCTAGAGGAAATGGAGTCACGATTTGAGAAAATGAGGTCGGCGAAGCGCCGGCAACAGAACAACTATCCCAAGTAG
- the bdnf gene encoding neurotrophic factor BDNF precursor form, whose protein sequence is MTILFLTMVISYFSCMRAAPLRDAPGMRGHRTEGYLGAAVTAERGHGTPQSGGGPGQRGELPSLTDTFEQVIEELLEVEGEAAQLGQGADKSQGGGGPSSVVTTEAKDVDLYNSRVMISNQVPLEPPLLFLLEEYKNYLDAANMSMRVRRHSDPSRRGELSVCDSISQWVTAVDKKTAIDMSGQQVTVMEKVPVPNGQLKQYFYETKCNPMGYTKEGCRGIDKRHYNSQCRTTQSYVRALTMDSKKKIGWRFIRIDTSCVCTLTIKRGR, encoded by the coding sequence ATGACCATCCTGTTCCTTACTATGGTTATTTCATACTTCAGTTGCATGAGAGCTGCGCCCCTGAGAGATGCCCCGGGCATGCGGGGCCATCGGACGGAAGGCTACTTGGGCGCCGCTGTAACGGCCGAACGAGGCCACGGGACTCCCCAGAGTGGTGGTGGGCCAGGCCAGCGTGGGGAACTGCCCTCACTCACAGACACATTTGAGCAAGTGATAGAAGAGCTGCTGGAGGTGGAGGGTGAGGCGGCACAGCTGGGACAGGGGGCTGATAAGAGCCAGGGAGGTGGGGGCCCGTCCTCTGTGGTCACCACGGAGGCCAAGGATGTCGATCTGTACAACTCGCGGGTGATGATCAGCAACCAAGTGCCTTTGGAGCCGCCGTTGCTCTTTCTCCTGGAGGAATACAAAAACTATCTGGATGCCGCTAATATGTCCATGAGGGTGCGGCGACACTCCGATCCCTCGCGACGCGgagagctcagtgtgtgtgacagTATTAGCCAGTGGGTGACAGCTGTGGATAAAAAGACGGCAATAGACATGTCTGGGCAGCAAGTTACCGTCATGGAAAAGGTCCCTGTCCCCAATGGCCAACTGAAGCAATACTTTTATGAGACCAAATGCAACCCCATGGGGTACACAAAGGAGGGCTGCAGAGGAATAGACAAGCGGCATTATAATTCCCAATGCAGGACAACCCAGTCCTACGTGCGAGCACTTACCATGGATAGCAAAAAGAAGATTGGCTGGCGGTTTATAAGGATAGACACTTCATGTGTATGCACATTGACCATTAAAAGAGGGAGATAG